From one Streptomyces sp. CA-210063 genomic stretch:
- a CDS encoding protealysin inhibitor emfourin, protein MRIQVRRTGGFAGIERHAAVDTAGRPDAPDWHTLAERALAAGRGTPPLGVPDGFAYEITVDGRTVYCADPRLSDEQRELIRRVLKEGA, encoded by the coding sequence ATGCGTATTCAAGTGCGGCGCACGGGCGGTTTCGCGGGCATCGAGCGGCACGCGGCGGTGGACACCGCCGGGCGGCCCGACGCCCCCGACTGGCACACCCTGGCCGAGCGGGCCCTCGCCGCCGGCCGGGGCACCCCGCCCCTCGGCGTACCGGACGGCTTCGCGTACGAGATCACGGTGGATGGGAGGACTGTGTACTGCGCGGATCCCCGCCTGTCGGACGAGCAGCGGGAGCTGATCAGGAGGGTGCTGAAGGAGGGGGCGTGA
- a CDS encoding M4 family metallopeptidase, with amino-acid sequence MTTNGGHEPVFCTVVPPHVLDKLSQAEDPALANAARKTLERDAFERTHRRLTTVIGAPTVAAPAGAEAGTPHRTIYDARHGTDLPGRKVRGEGDEPGKDATVNRAYAGLGATFELFLKAYARDSIDGSGLPLDATVHYERDYNNAFWNGEQMVFGDGDGEIFLDFTIPIDVIGHELSHGVTQYTANLTYFGQPGALNESMSDVFGALIKQYTLGQTAAEADWLIGAGLLAPRVTGTALRSMKAPGTAYDDDVLGKDPQPATMDDFVRTGRDNGGVHINSGIPNHAFYLAATALGGHAWERAGQIWYDVLTGGELKQQALFVDFATLTVKAAKDRYGQGDELTAVLKAWEQVGVRTL; translated from the coding sequence ATGACCACCAACGGGGGCCACGAGCCCGTCTTCTGCACCGTCGTCCCACCCCATGTCCTCGACAAGCTCTCCCAGGCCGAGGACCCGGCGCTCGCGAACGCCGCGCGCAAGACCCTGGAGCGCGACGCCTTCGAGCGCACCCACCGCCGCCTGACCACGGTCATCGGCGCCCCCACCGTCGCCGCACCCGCGGGCGCCGAAGCCGGCACACCGCACCGCACGATCTACGACGCCCGCCACGGCACGGACCTGCCCGGCCGGAAGGTGCGCGGCGAGGGAGACGAGCCCGGCAAGGACGCCACGGTCAACCGCGCGTACGCGGGCCTCGGCGCGACCTTCGAGCTGTTCCTCAAGGCGTACGCGCGCGACTCGATCGACGGCAGCGGGCTGCCGCTGGACGCGACCGTGCACTACGAGCGCGACTACAACAACGCCTTCTGGAACGGCGAGCAGATGGTGTTCGGCGACGGGGACGGGGAGATCTTCCTCGACTTCACCATCCCGATCGACGTCATCGGCCACGAGCTGAGCCACGGCGTCACCCAGTACACGGCGAACCTGACGTACTTCGGACAGCCGGGCGCGCTCAACGAGTCGATGTCGGATGTCTTCGGCGCCCTCATCAAGCAGTACACGCTGGGCCAGACCGCCGCCGAGGCCGACTGGCTGATCGGCGCGGGCCTGCTCGCCCCGCGTGTCACGGGCACCGCCCTGCGCTCGATGAAGGCCCCGGGCACGGCGTACGACGACGACGTCCTCGGCAAGGACCCGCAGCCGGCGACCATGGACGACTTCGTCCGCACGGGCCGCGACAACGGCGGCGTCCACATCAACTCCGGTATCCCCAACCACGCGTTCTACCTCGCGGCCACGGCCCTCGGCGGCCACGCCTGGGAGCGGGCCGGCCAGATCTGGTACGACGTCCTCACCGGCGGCGAGCTGAAGCAGCAGGCGCTGTTCGTCGACTTCGCCACGCTCACGGTGAAGGCGGCCAAGGACCGCTATGGCCAGGGCGACGAGCTGACCGCCGTACTGAAGGCCTGGGAGCAGGTGGGCGTGCGGACGCTGTAG
- a CDS encoding GH1 family beta-glucosidase, with the protein MATNLIPQFPAGFLWGVSTSAHQIEGAVGGREPSVWDAFSAGAGHIKDGSTAAVACDHVHRYPEDVALLRDLGVGAYRFSISWPRVNSPGGLDFYDRLVDELIGAGVRPVPTLFHWDLPSSLEEAGGWLNRDTAERFAEYAAVVAARLGDRVTKWITINEPAEHTLLGHALGTHAPGKQLMFDALPAAHHQLLGHGLAVRALRAAGVTDIGIANSHGPTWAASQEQADVEAAGFYDLLLNRLFAEPVLLGEYPEGIGELMPGTDIESDLKVISEPLDWYGINYYAPTRVGAPEGADIEFGGVTIPAELPFTVKEIEGVPTTDFGWPVVPEGLTELLTGFHERYGDRLPPVVITENGCSYEGVDDQERIAYLDGHIRALHRASEAGVDVRGYFVWSLLDNFEWAEGYARRFGLVHVDFETLERTPKASYAWYRELLRAQSEG; encoded by the coding sequence ATGGCGACGAACCTGATACCCCAGTTCCCGGCCGGCTTCCTGTGGGGCGTCTCGACCTCCGCGCATCAGATCGAGGGTGCGGTGGGTGGGCGCGAGCCGTCCGTGTGGGATGCCTTCTCGGCCGGGGCGGGCCACATCAAGGACGGCTCGACGGCGGCGGTGGCCTGCGACCACGTCCACCGCTACCCCGAGGACGTGGCCCTGCTGCGCGACCTGGGCGTGGGCGCGTACCGCTTCTCGATCTCCTGGCCCCGGGTGAACTCCCCCGGCGGACTCGACTTCTACGACCGTCTGGTGGACGAGCTGATCGGGGCGGGCGTCCGGCCGGTGCCGACCCTCTTCCACTGGGATCTGCCGTCGTCGCTGGAGGAGGCGGGGGGCTGGCTGAACCGGGACACCGCCGAGCGTTTCGCCGAGTACGCCGCTGTCGTCGCCGCACGTCTGGGTGACCGGGTCACCAAGTGGATCACCATCAACGAGCCCGCCGAACACACCCTGTTGGGCCACGCCCTCGGCACCCACGCCCCCGGCAAGCAGCTGATGTTCGACGCGCTCCCGGCCGCCCACCACCAGCTGTTGGGCCACGGCCTGGCCGTACGGGCCCTGCGCGCGGCCGGAGTCACGGACATCGGCATCGCCAACTCGCACGGCCCCACGTGGGCCGCGTCGCAGGAGCAGGCGGACGTGGAGGCGGCCGGCTTCTACGACCTTCTCCTGAACCGGCTGTTCGCGGAGCCGGTCCTGCTGGGTGAATACCCGGAGGGCATCGGCGAGTTGATGCCGGGCACGGACATCGAGTCCGACCTGAAGGTCATCTCCGAGCCCCTCGACTGGTACGGCATCAACTACTACGCGCCGACCCGCGTGGGCGCCCCCGAGGGCGCGGACATCGAGTTCGGCGGCGTCACCATCCCCGCCGAACTCCCCTTCACCGTCAAGGAGATCGAGGGCGTCCCCACGACCGACTTCGGCTGGCCCGTCGTCCCCGAGGGCCTCACCGAGCTCCTGACCGGCTTCCACGAGCGCTACGGCGACCGGCTGCCCCCCGTGGTCATCACCGAGAACGGCTGCTCGTACGAGGGTGTCGACGACCAGGAGCGCATCGCCTACCTGGACGGCCACATCCGGGCGCTGCACCGGGCCTCGGAGGCGGGCGTCGACGTACGCGGCTACTTCGTCTGGTCCCTCCTCGACAACTTCGAGTGGGCGGAGGGGTACGCGCGGAGGTTCGGCCTGGTCCACGTGGACTTCGAGACGCTGGAGAGGACTCCGAAGGCGTCGTACGCGTGGTACCGGGAGTTGCTGCGAGCACAGAGCGAGGGGTGA